One Pithys albifrons albifrons isolate INPA30051 chromosome 17, PitAlb_v1, whole genome shotgun sequence genomic window carries:
- the TRAFD1 gene encoding TRAF-type zinc finger domain-containing protein 1 yields MAIAAAPGDEARLCGNCKKDIPAVNFLTHEIHCRRNIEICPFCSDSVPKSEMKNHVESEHVQVTCKCRMKMENSLLKEHEASACPLRRCPCRFCDIPLAAGELGEHESYCGARTERCARCGHHVLLRDRPEHPRHCGTRPAPPTGPEGTAETRGKGDELEQKEIPNSSLPEEWNADLDYVLALSLQDENNPPQNTAAGIPRDLWEYDCPEEPRPSAHLGTEPILLPCEFCEKLCPAEELILHQTGCNPASAFASFSKRSSSPKPWEFDAVGAVGSNSSRTPPASQPQAGQAEGDILIPCEFCGIQLEEQVLFHHQHYCDQRPASPEPATAPDRWHSPERRQSRHQGDVSPGHAEGRGQPGLGCPAQGTKLRSDRASARSAPSAGSADSGAAPGQPRKGSGSEGRAKAGGAGAAAGGTTPRARPAQHQSGHSFTSSFSRAPPAQPSPSTGGRSLRLQDRHVGLRRRSNKAKAQNPGAGSPEE; encoded by the exons atGGCCATCGCGGCAGCGCCCGGGGACGAGGCCCGGCTCTGCGGGAACTG CAAAAAGGACATTCCTGCAGTGAATTTCCTCACCCACGAGATCCACTGTCGCAGGAACATTGAAATCTGCCCCTTCTGCAGTGACTCAGTGCCCAAGTCTGAGATGAAGAACCACGTGGAGTCTGAACATGTGCAG gTGACCTGCAAGTGCAGGATGAAGATGGAAAACAGCCTCCTGAAGGAGCACGAG GCATCGGCGTGTCCCCTGCGGCGCTGCCCGTGCCGCTTCTGTGACATCCCGCTGGCCGCGGGCGAGCTGGGCGAGCACGAGAGTTATTGCGGGGCCCGCACCGAGCGCTGCGCCCGCTGCGGCCACCACGTGTTGCTGCGGGACCGCCCGGAACACCCGCGGCACTGCGGGACACGGCCCGCACCTCCGACCGGCCCCGAGGGCACCGCAGAAACCCGCGGGAAAG GGGATGAATTGGAGCAAAAAGAAATCCCCAATTCCTCACTGCCAGAAGAGTGGAATGCTGACTTAGACTATGTGTTGGCTCTCAGCCTGCAAGATGAGAATAATCCTCCCCAAAACACTGCTGCTGGAATTCCCAGGGACCTCTGGGAATACGACTGCCCTGAAGAGCCCAGGCCATCTGCCCACCTTG gcacagagcccatcctgctgccctgtGAGTTCTGTGAGAAGCTCTGCCCTGCCGAGGAGCTCATCCTTCACCAG ACAGGGTGTAACCCAGCAAGTGCCTTTGCCTCGTTCAGCAAGAGGAGCTCTTCTCCAAAGCCCTGGGAATTCGATGCTGTGGGAGCTGTtggctccaacagctccaggaCTCCCCCTGcatcccagccccaggctgGCCAGGCAGAAGGAGACATCCTGATTCCCTGTGAATTTTGTGGCATCCAACTGGAAGAACAGGTTCTCTTCCATCATCAG cactaCTGTGACCAGCGCCCGGCCAGCCCTGAGCCCGCCACAGCCCCAGACAGGTGGCACTCACCGGAGCGGCGACAGAGCCGGCACCaag GAGATGTTTCTCCTGGGCACGCAGAAGGCCgtgggcagccagggctgggctgccctgcccagggcaccaaGCTGAGGAGTGACAGGGCCAGCGCCAGGAGTGCCCCCTCGGCCGGTTCCGCGGACTCCGGTGCCGCTCCCGGCCAGCCCAGGAAGGGCAGTGGCAGCGAGGGCAGAGCCAaggctggaggggcaggggcagctgcagggggCACCACACCACGGGCCAGACCTGCCCAGCACCAGTCTGGGCACAGCTTCACCTCCAGCTTCTCcagagctcctccagcccagccaag ccccagcaccgGAGGGAGGAGCCTCAGGCTCCAGGACCGGCACGTCGGCCTCAGGCGCAGGAGCAAcaag GCAAAAGCCCAGAACCCAGGGGCTGGATCCCCTGAGGAATGA